The DNA region GTCGCCTTTTTGAGCGAGTGTGCGGAGGGCGAAGACTTTTTCCTTTGAAGGCTTGGTGGAGCGCGCGAGTTCGTGGTCGGGGTATTTGGGGAGTTTCTCTTCGAGGAGTTGAGGGAGGCCGGAGAGCGTGGTGTAGGCTTCGACGCAGCCCCAATCGCGGCCGCAGCCGCAGCGGAAGGGGCGGATGCCGCCGAGGAGGTGGAGCGGGGACGGCATGTGGCCGGCTTCCATTCCGGCGAGGGTGTCGCCGTCGAGAGGGAGGCCGTTTTGGTCGATCAAGGCGGCGCCGAGGCCGGAGCCGGGAGCGAGCATGAGGACGGAGGCTTTTTTATCGCCGCGAACGCGCTGGGCTTCGCCGACGCCGCCGTAGTTGCCGTCGTTGCCGGAGACGAGCGGGATGAGGCGACCGGCGGCTTGGGCGAGGGCGGCGGCGTAGTCGTTGTGGAAGTCCCAGCCTTCGAAGCTGGCGGGGAGGTTGGCGGTGCGGTCGAGGACGCCGTAGCGTTTGTACGGGCCGGGGATGGCGAGGCCCACGCCGCGGACCTGGGACCAGGCGAGTTTGTTTTCCTCGAGGAAGCCGATGACGCCTTGTACCCAGCCGCTGACTACGGCGGCGGTGCCAGCCTGGGAGTTGGTGGAACTCTGGCGGAGGTGGTTGGAGATGGGGGCGGCGTTGCTGGCCCAGATGCCGCCGGTTTTGGAGGTCGTGGCGCCGCTGTCGGTGCCGAGGAAGATGTCGGGGCGAGACATGGGGAAGTAAGAGTGACGGGTGAAGAGGGAAGAGTGAAAGGAGGCGACCGACTAGCGGAGGCGGGTGATGAACGCGGTGCGCAAAGGGGCGCTCCAAGAGAAAGCAGTCAGTCAGCGATGGGTGTAAATCGCGGACTATGGAGAGACTGATTCTATGAATTGAGTGCGGTTACCGCAGCTCGGGGGCGCGCCAGGAGTGCCAGAGGTACAAGATCACGCCGATGCAGATGCCGCAGTCGGCGATGTTGAAGGTAGGGTAGATGTAATTTCCGAAGTGGAAATCGAGGAAGTCCACGACGTGACCGTACGCGAGGCGGTCCACGAGGTTGCCGACGATGCCGCCGCAGAGGAGGCCGAAGCTGAGCTGGATGCGGCGGATGTGGAGGCCGAGTGTGCGGCGCCAGAAGAAGATCGCGACGAGCGTGCCGAGGGCGAGCATCGCGAGAAGCGTACTTTTACCAGATAGGATGGACCAGGCGGCGCCGGTGTTGCCGACGTGGATGAGGTAGAAAAATCCGGGGATGATGGTGATGTCCTGGTGGGCGCCGTGATCGTGGTAAGGATCGAAAGGGATGTGGCGGACGATCCAGAGCTTGGTGAGGAGATCGAACGCGAAGAGGATGAGGCCGATGATCCAGAGGAGGCGGTAGGCGCGGATGCGTTCCCAGCGGGTGCGGGGGCGGCCGCCGTTGGTGGGCGGGTAGATTTGAGGCGGAGGAGTCTCGGTGGGCTCGGTCATGCGGAGAGGCTGGAGGAGGCGCGGAGGAAAGCGGAGTGGGCGGCGGGTGGGGAGGCTGAAATTTTGGAGCGAAGGCGGCGAGGTGAGGGCTAGGCGTCTGCGGAAAAGGCGACTTTGAAATCGCCGACGCAGCGGAGGATTTCGCCGTGCGGTCCTTCGTGAATGCGTGCGCGGATGTGAGCCATGGCGGAGTCGAGGCCCGCTTGATCGAAGCAATCGACGATGAGCTGGAAGCGGGGGAGCCCGGTGAAGCTGGCTGAGTTGGTGACGCGCAGAAAACGATGAGAGGTGATTTTACCGGCGGAGGTGAGTTCGGCGGCAAGGGCGTGCGTGGCGGCGATAAGCGGTGGTTCGTCGGCTTCGGATTTTGCGGAGAAGAAGACGTGGTAGGAGGTCATCGGACGATGGGACGTAGAGACGCGAACGCGGATTGCGAAGAATAGGTGAAGCGATGTCGAACCGGCGCGTTAGGGCTAACGCGCCCTACCTCGGAAAGAAGAAGGGCCGACGGTGAGGTCGGCCCTTCGGAGGGAAATCGTGGTGGATTATTCGTCGTCGCCGCCGCCGTCGTCGGCCATCTTGGTGGCGCCTTCTTCGCCCATTTCGCCGAAGAGGCCGGCGGCGGAGCGGGAGCGGTAGCGGTTACGTTCGATGTCTTTTTGCGCCTCGGCGGAGTAACGCGTGAACGGAACTGCGAGGAGGCGGTCTTTGGCGATGGGCTTTTGGGTGGCTTCGCAGATGCCGTAGGTGCCGTCGTGGATACGCTTAATGGCGGCGTCGATCTCGGTGAGCGCTTCCTGTTCGCTGGAGACGAGGCTCAGGGCGAAATCGCGGTCGAAGGTGTCGGTGCCGGCGTCGGCCATGTGCTGGCCGTAGCTGGAGAGGTCGCCGGAGTCGTCTTTGGAGGAGCGTTTGAGGGTTTCCTCGGAGTGGAGTTCGATGCCTTCGGTGAGGTGGGTGCGGAGATCGAGGAGCAGTTTGTAGTATTTGCGGAATTTCTCCGGGACGTTTTCGGGGTCGATGTGCGTAACGGCTTTTTGCGCTTTCTTCGGGTTGAAGCCGAGGATGTCGGCGAGCGAGGCGGCCTTGATGTGGTGGGGCGTCGCGGGCTTTTCGAGTTTGGAGAGGTCGATCTTGGCCTTGGTGGCCGCGGCCTTGTTGGCTTTGGTTTCAGGGGAGACTTCCGGCGTTTTGACGACGGCGGTCTTCGCGATTTCGCGGACTTCGTCCAAGCTGAAGGCGATGGGCTTGCTGGCTTTCTTCGAGCCGAGGATGCGGCTGCGGAGGAGTTCGCGGGCGTTGGACTTGGCGTCACCTTTGCCGGCGGCTTTAACGGGCGCGGCGGCGGTCTTGGGAACGGAGATGGGCGGTGTGGTTTTACCTGTGGGCTTCAAAGCGATGGGCGGCGTGGATTTGCCGGAAGATTCGGGCTTGGCCGGGGCTTTGGCGGGAATCGGTGGAGTCGATTTCGCGGTGGGCTTGGCGGCGTGTTTATCGCCAGATTTGGCGGGAGAGTTGTCTTTTTTGGCAGGCACGGGCGGGACTTTCTTTGGTACCGGTTTGGCGGGCTTCGACGGCTTCGGAGCCTTCTTGGCCGACGGGGTCGGCTTGGCCGGTTTCAGCGGCTTGGAAGGCTTGGAAGATTTTGAGGGTCGAGGAGCTGGCTTGGACGGTTTGGCTGTCGGTTTCTTCTTGGCTGCAGGGGCGGGTTTTTTGTGCTTGGCCATGAGGTGGATGGTTTGTTTGGGGAGTTAGAAAATTATGTTTTCAGGGCCTCGGCGCAGCGGGGGCAGACTTCGCCTTGGCCGGTCGTCTCCAGGGCGGGAACCCAACGCCAGCAGCGCGGGCAGCGTTTGTATCCGAGTTCTTCGCAGTGGCGTACATGGATCGTCAGGGTGGTGCCGGCAGGTGCGGGCGTGAGATTGACGTGCGATACGATGAAAAGTTCGGGTAGAAAATCGCGGTGTTTTTCGAGAACCTTGAATGTGGCGTCATCGGCCGGGCCGGTGAGCGTGAGCGAGGCATCGAGGGATTTGCCGAGTTTGCCGGCGGCGCGGTGGGGCTCGATGGATTCGTTGGCGAGAGCGCGGGCTTTGAGGAGGACGGCGACATCGGCTTCGATCTCGGTGTTGGTCCACGAGGCGGGGGCGACGGGCCAGTCCTGGAGGTGGACGGAGTCTTCGATGTATTCGGTATTCGAGGTCGCGAAGGACCAGGCTTCGTCGGACGTGAAGGTCAGGACGGGCGCGAGGATCTTAACGAGCGTCTGGAAGATGTGGTGGATCGCGGTCTGAGAGGAGCGACGGAGCGTGCTCTGCGTGCCGTGGGTGTAGAGACGATCCTTGAGGATGTCGTGGTAAACGGCGGAGAGTGTGGCGGAGCAGAACTGGCTGCAGAGCTGGTAAACGCGGTGATACTCGTAGGCTTCGTAGGCGGCGGTGCAGTCGCGGAGGAGCGCGGCGGTTTGGTGGAGCGCCCAGCGATCAAGCGTGTCCATCTGCTCGAGCGGCACGGAGTCGCGGGTGACGTCGAAGTCGAACAGGTTGGAAAGCTGGTAGCGGAAGGTGTTGCGGAAAAGCCGATACGCTTCGGAGGCGTTGTTCAGGATTTTCTCGGAGAGGGTGATGTCCTGCGTGAAGTCCTGGGAGGAGATCCAGAGGCGGATGACGTCGGCGCCGTATTGGGCGATGTAGTTATCGGAGGTCGGCGGTTTCTCGTACTGGCCGGACTTGGAGATTTTTTTGCCGTCTTCGCCGACGATGAAGCCGTGGGTGAGGACGGCTTTGTAGGGCGCTTCGCCCGCGGCGATGATGCTCGTCCAGAGGGAAGACTGGAACCAGCCGCGGTGCTGGTCGGAGCCTTCGAGGTAGAGATCGGCGGGGGCGCGGGTGCCGCCTTGGGCGTTGCGGAGGACGGCGGCGTGCGAGGAGCCGGAGTCGATCCAGACATCGAGGGTGTCGCGGCCGCAGGTGAGCGCGGAGGGTGCGGGCCAGTCGGCGGGAAGTGTGATGCCTTCGAGGATCTGCGCGGGGGTGGCGTCGTACCAGAAATTGGTGCCCTTGGTGGCGATCTTGGCGGCGACGGCGCGGATCACAGAGGCGTCGATGAAGGGCTTTTTGTTTTCGCCGTAGAAAGCGATGATCGGGACGCCCCAGGAACGCTGGCGGCTGATGCACCAATCGGGGCGGGACTCGACGGCGCCGCGGATGCGGTTTTCGCCCCAAGCGGGTACCCACTGGACTTTGCCGATGGAGGCGAGGGCGTCGGTGCGGACGTTGTTCTTATCGAGCGAGACGAACCACTGGTCGACGGCGCGGAAGATGATCGGGGTCTTAGAGCGCCAACAGTGCGGGTAGCTGTGCGTGAGCTTGGACTTCGCGAGCAGCGCACCGGCGGCGGCGAGTTTTTTCAGGACGGCGAGATTGGCGGGCGAAGGTTTTTTCGCGGCGAGGTCTTCGACGGTTTCGAGGGCGGTGAGGCCGACGAGATCGGCGGGGACTTTGCCGTCGTCGAGGTAGCGGCCGTCGTCGCCGACGGGGCAGTAGATCTCGAGGCCGTACTTGAGGCCGGTGAGATAATCTTCGCCACCGTGGCCGGGTGCGGTGTGGACGGCGCCGGTGCCGGAGTCGGTCGTGACGTAGTCGGCCAAAACGACGGGCGAGGGGCGGTCGATGAAGGGGTGGCGAGCGGAGAGTTTTTCGAGAGCAGCGCCTTTGACCGTGAGAACGACGTTGGCACTGGAGAAGTCGGCCGGGAGCGTCTTTGAAGTTTTGGCTGCTTCGATTACGGAGTTCAGCAGTGGCTGAGCGACGATGATGCGCTCGCCGCCGATGTCAGCGACGACGTAGTCGACTTCTGCATTCAGGGCGATCGCGAGGTTGGCGGGGATCGTCCAAGGGGTGGTCGTCCAGATGACGATGAAGAGTGGCTTGTCGGACGGGATGTTGAACTGCTGCGCCTCGGTGGCTGGGACGGCGAACTTCACCCAGATGGCGATGGAGATGTGGTCTTTGTACTCGATCTCGGCTTCGGCGAGGGCGGTCTCGAAGGGGATCGACCAATACACGGGCTTCTTGCTGCGGTAAACGAGGCCTTTCTCCACAAACGCGGCGAAGGTGCGGATGATGTCGGCTTCGTAGGCGGGGGCTTTGGTTTTGTACTCGTTTTTCCAGTCGGCGAGGACGCCGAGGCGTTGAAATTGTTTGGTCTGGGTCTTGATCCAGCTCTCGGAAAACGCGTCGCAGAGAGAGCGCATTTCGGCAGTGGAGACTTGTTTGTTCTCCGACTGGAGCTGGCGCATCACCTTTTGCTCGATGGGGAGGCCGTGGCAGTCCCAGCCGGGCACGTAGGGCGTGCGGTGGCCGGTCATCGTGCGGTAGCGAAGGGTGATGTCTTTGAGCGATTTGTTGAGCGCGGTGCCGATGTGAACGTCGCCGTTGGTGAAGGGCGGGCCGTCGTGGAGGACGTAGGTTTTTTCGTTGGGCTTACCGTCGGCCGTGGTGGCGCGTTTTTTCTGAATCGCGCTGTAGAGATCCATCTTTTGCCAATGGGCGAGGCGCACGGGCTCC from Nibricoccus aquaticus includes:
- a CDS encoding ROK family protein; translated protein: MSRPDIFLGTDSGATTSKTGGIWASNAAPISNHLRQSSTNSQAGTAAVVSGWVQGVIGFLEENKLAWSQVRGVGLAIPGPYKRYGVLDRTANLPASFEGWDFHNDYAAALAQAAGRLIPLVSGNDGNYGGVGEAQRVRGDKKASVLMLAPGSGLGAALIDQNGLPLDGDTLAGMEAGHMPSPLHLLGGIRPFRCGCGRDWGCVEAYTTLSGLPQLLEEKLPKYPDHELARSTKPSKEKVFALRTLAQKGDALASEIFDFQARAMGLHVANLAMALDPEFVVIGGGLMDPESTTPEFRARYLRILKESAWPYLFPAQRDTLKIVPASLGELSQAIGAALVALYSARQSK
- the lspA gene encoding signal peptidase II; amino-acid sequence: MTEPTETPPPQIYPPTNGGRPRTRWERIRAYRLLWIIGLILFAFDLLTKLWIVRHIPFDPYHDHGAHQDITIIPGFFYLIHVGNTGAAWSILSGKSTLLAMLALGTLVAIFFWRRTLGLHIRRIQLSFGLLCGGIVGNLVDRLAYGHVVDFLDFHFGNYIYPTFNIADCGICIGVILYLWHSWRAPELR
- a CDS encoding DUF6614 family protein produces the protein MTSYHVFFSAKSEADEPPLIAATHALAAELTSAGKITSHRFLRVTNSASFTGLPRFQLIVDCFDQAGLDSAMAHIRARIHEGPHGEILRCVGDFKVAFSADA
- the ileS gene encoding isoleucine--tRNA ligase; this translates as MRANLVGREPVRLAHWQKMDLYSAIQKKRATTADGKPNEKTYVLHDGPPFTNGDVHIGTALNKSLKDITLRYRTMTGHRTPYVPGWDCHGLPIEQKVMRQLQSENKQVSTAEMRSLCDAFSESWIKTQTKQFQRLGVLADWKNEYKTKAPAYEADIIRTFAAFVEKGLVYRSKKPVYWSIPFETALAEAEIEYKDHISIAIWVKFAVPATEAQQFNIPSDKPLFIVIWTTTPWTIPANLAIALNAEVDYVVADIGGERIIVAQPLLNSVIEAAKTSKTLPADFSSANVVLTVKGAALEKLSARHPFIDRPSPVVLADYVTTDSGTGAVHTAPGHGGEDYLTGLKYGLEIYCPVGDDGRYLDDGKVPADLVGLTALETVEDLAAKKPSPANLAVLKKLAAAGALLAKSKLTHSYPHCWRSKTPIIFRAVDQWFVSLDKNNVRTDALASIGKVQWVPAWGENRIRGAVESRPDWCISRQRSWGVPIIAFYGENKKPFIDASVIRAVAAKIATKGTNFWYDATPAQILEGITLPADWPAPSALTCGRDTLDVWIDSGSSHAAVLRNAQGGTRAPADLYLEGSDQHRGWFQSSLWTSIIAAGEAPYKAVLTHGFIVGEDGKKISKSGQYEKPPTSDNYIAQYGADVIRLWISSQDFTQDITLSEKILNNASEAYRLFRNTFRYQLSNLFDFDVTRDSVPLEQMDTLDRWALHQTAALLRDCTAAYEAYEYHRVYQLCSQFCSATLSAVYHDILKDRLYTHGTQSTLRRSSQTAIHHIFQTLVKILAPVLTFTSDEAWSFATSNTEYIEDSVHLQDWPVAPASWTNTEIEADVAVLLKARALANESIEPHRAAGKLGKSLDASLTLTGPADDATFKVLEKHRDFLPELFIVSHVNLTPAPAGTTLTIHVRHCEELGYKRCPRCWRWVPALETTGQGEVCPRCAEALKT
- a CDS encoding TraR/DksA family transcriptional regulator is translated as MAKHKKPAPAAKKKPTAKPSKPAPRPSKSSKPSKPLKPAKPTPSAKKAPKPSKPAKPVPKKVPPVPAKKDNSPAKSGDKHAAKPTAKSTPPIPAKAPAKPESSGKSTPPIALKPTGKTTPPISVPKTAAAPVKAAGKGDAKSNARELLRSRILGSKKASKPIAFSLDEVREIAKTAVVKTPEVSPETKANKAAATKAKIDLSKLEKPATPHHIKAASLADILGFNPKKAQKAVTHIDPENVPEKFRKYYKLLLDLRTHLTEGIELHSEETLKRSSKDDSGDLSSYGQHMADAGTDTFDRDFALSLVSSEQEALTEIDAAIKRIHDGTYGICEATQKPIAKDRLLAVPFTRYSAEAQKDIERNRYRSRSAAGLFGEMGEEGATKMADDGGGDDE